One region of Salinibacterium sp. TMP30 genomic DNA includes:
- a CDS encoding MFS transporter, whose protein sequence is MMIRRAFYYWQFIAVIVLPLWVLVGRGVFGSSVGWDFVLFLLLCPILAFALLAIAGLTTARKSVRSERAVSWIDAGVIAAWHAVIIAYGFVDAPLLAALIVVVAVAGFWIALWQLVTETRNRFTSLVEGFERDAQRPTYPGERLNNGNVIILDDDENRTSD, encoded by the coding sequence ATGATGATCAGGCGCGCTTTTTATTACTGGCAGTTCATCGCTGTGATTGTGTTGCCCCTGTGGGTGCTGGTCGGGCGTGGAGTTTTTGGTTCAAGTGTTGGTTGGGATTTTGTTCTCTTCTTGCTTTTGTGCCCCATTTTGGCTTTTGCACTTCTTGCCATCGCGGGCCTGACCACTGCACGCAAGAGTGTTCGGTCTGAGCGCGCGGTCTCCTGGATTGATGCCGGGGTGATCGCCGCGTGGCATGCGGTGATCATTGCTTACGGATTTGTAGATGCTCCGCTGCTAGCAGCGCTCATCGTTGTCGTGGCGGTGGCTGGCTTCTGGATCGCGCTCTGGCAGCTCGTTACTGAGACGCGCAATCGCTTTACGAGCCTCGTTGAGGGCTTTGAGCGTGACGCGCAGCGGCCTACCTATCCGGGGGAGCGGCTCAATAACGGCAATGTCATCATCCTCGACGACGATGAGAATCGCACTTCTGACTAA
- the lepB gene encoding signal peptidase I gives MTNETVGDALHSSRSHRRHAAQKSGGWKLFLRDLLIIFVAAIMISFLIKTFLVRSFYIPSSSMENTLQIDDRILVNQLEPRLFPVSHGDVVVFTDPGGWLPAISSEPANWFVGAVDGVLAFVGLSAPDSSNHLIKRVIGLPGDTVECCNEFGQIIVNGIPLEEPYIVLPDAVTKATRDDFTVTVPDDSLWVMGDNRYNSADSAFHKDDPTGGFVKIGSVVGRAFIISWPTDRWSVLDNYPTTFQRVTQNAE, from the coding sequence ATGACAAACGAAACCGTGGGAGACGCGCTGCACAGCAGCCGTAGTCACCGCCGCCATGCTGCCCAGAAGAGTGGCGGCTGGAAACTCTTCCTGCGTGATCTTCTGATCATCTTCGTCGCAGCCATCATGATCTCCTTTCTGATCAAGACATTCTTGGTGCGCTCGTTCTACATTCCGTCGTCGTCGATGGAGAACACTCTGCAGATTGACGACCGAATCTTGGTCAATCAGTTAGAACCCAGACTCTTCCCCGTCTCACACGGTGACGTTGTCGTGTTTACTGATCCCGGGGGCTGGCTTCCCGCGATCTCTAGTGAACCAGCGAACTGGTTTGTGGGTGCGGTCGATGGCGTGCTCGCCTTTGTGGGCCTCAGTGCCCCCGACAGCAGCAATCACCTCATCAAGCGCGTCATCGGATTGCCGGGCGACACGGTGGAGTGCTGCAACGAATTCGGCCAAATCATCGTCAATGGCATCCCACTTGAGGAGCCATACATTGTGCTTCCGGATGCCGTCACCAAGGCCACTCGCGATGACTTCACTGTCACCGTGCCCGATGACTCCCTCTGGGTCATGGGCGACAATCGCTACAACTCCGCAGACTCCGCATTTCACAAAGATGACCCCACGGGTGGTTTCGTGAAGATCGGCTCTGTTGTCGGGCGTGCGTTCATCATTAGTTGGCCCACTGACCGGTGGAGTGTGCTCGACAATTACCCCACCACTTTTCAGCGGGTCACCCAGAACGCAGAGTAA
- a CDS encoding FAD-binding and (Fe-S)-binding domain-containing protein: MPDTSLQDRSDVVHALHSAVGGEVDDSTRRRAEYSSDASNYRVVPEVVVFPRDTDDVLATLAVSRDSSTPITARGGGTSVAGNAIGAGIILDFSRHLNQVIEIDPDARTARVQPGTVLATLHSVARPHGLRFGPDPSTWSRCTVGGMIGNNACGAHSLQFGRTADNVRRLDVVDGLGRRFTAANNPNAVDGLDSLVSSNLATIRTELGRFGRQVSGYSLEHLLPEHGQHLARSLVGTEGSLVTVLEATVDLVAKPQHPLLVALGYPDMATAADVVPALIAHHPSAIEGLDARIVDAVSRARGARAVAALPRGAGWLLVEVTGDDPAEALQRAQRIAGDSEAIEASIITDAVVAKQLWRIREDGAGLAGRTASGAQAWPGFEDAAVPPERLGAYLRDFDALLAEYSIEGMPYGHFGDGCVHVRLDIPLATDGAVLRAFVDDAAQLVASHGGSLSGEHGDGRARSELLPHMYSPAAIALFGQFKRLFDPHNLMNPGIVVDPAPVDADLRRPAALPITKINGFAFSQDDGDFTTAAHRCVGVGKCRADNSASHGVMCPSFLATGDEKDSTRGRARVLQEMANGTLVTGGVNSPEVHDALDLCLSCKACASDCPAGVDMAILKAEVLHRRYDGKIRPRSHYLLGQLPRWARLVSPVAPVVNAMLRIPLFARVALWAGGMDARRSLPGFARRPFRVSSEARALRASSRSALLGVQPTREAASDNPTLTANRGERPQVLLWADSFTDNFSPAIARATIRVLDDAGYDVLLPERDVCCGLTWITTGQLEGARKRLTELVREFSRYVDRGIPIVGIEPSCTAVLRSDLTELLPDSAEAAAVARSTFTLSELLTAPAPMGPADWRPPSLSGETFIVQPHCHQHAVMGFDADRALLAATGATITEISGCCGLAGNFGMEKGHYDVSVAVAENGILPALRSAEPGSTLLADGFSCRTQARQLANSEGKHLAEVLSAALPE, translated from the coding sequence ATGCCCGACACGTCACTGCAGGATCGCAGCGACGTTGTTCATGCCCTCCACAGTGCGGTCGGTGGCGAGGTAGACGACAGCACCCGCCGCCGCGCTGAATACTCCAGCGATGCCTCCAACTATCGAGTCGTGCCAGAGGTAGTGGTGTTCCCCCGTGACACCGATGATGTGCTTGCCACCCTTGCTGTGTCGCGCGATAGTTCCACGCCCATCACTGCTCGTGGCGGCGGCACCTCAGTTGCGGGCAACGCCATCGGCGCAGGCATCATTCTCGATTTCTCGCGCCACCTCAATCAGGTAATCGAGATCGACCCGGATGCTCGGACCGCCCGCGTGCAGCCCGGCACCGTGTTGGCCACCCTCCACTCTGTCGCGCGACCCCACGGTCTGCGCTTCGGCCCCGACCCATCGACCTGGTCTCGCTGCACCGTCGGCGGAATGATTGGTAACAACGCGTGCGGCGCACACTCGCTGCAGTTTGGCCGCACCGCCGACAATGTGCGGAGGCTCGACGTCGTGGACGGTCTCGGTCGACGATTCACCGCCGCCAACAACCCGAACGCGGTCGACGGCCTCGATTCTCTCGTCAGCAGCAACCTCGCCACAATCCGCACCGAGCTGGGCCGCTTCGGTCGTCAGGTATCGGGCTACAGCTTGGAACACCTCCTGCCCGAGCACGGCCAACACCTAGCGCGTAGTCTCGTGGGCACCGAAGGCAGCCTCGTGACCGTGCTCGAAGCCACGGTCGACCTTGTGGCTAAGCCACAGCATCCACTTCTCGTCGCTCTCGGCTACCCTGACATGGCTACTGCAGCCGACGTCGTGCCCGCCTTGATTGCACACCACCCCAGCGCAATCGAAGGTCTCGACGCGCGCATTGTCGACGCCGTGAGCCGCGCCAGAGGCGCCCGCGCCGTTGCCGCCCTCCCCCGAGGCGCCGGATGGCTTCTGGTTGAGGTCACGGGAGACGACCCCGCAGAAGCACTCCAGCGCGCACAACGCATTGCTGGCGACTCCGAAGCCATCGAGGCCAGCATCATTACCGATGCGGTGGTGGCGAAACAACTGTGGCGCATCAGAGAAGACGGTGCAGGCTTAGCCGGGCGCACAGCATCCGGAGCTCAAGCGTGGCCCGGGTTCGAAGACGCCGCCGTGCCTCCCGAACGCCTGGGCGCCTACTTGCGCGACTTCGACGCGCTGTTGGCCGAATATTCCATCGAGGGGATGCCGTATGGCCATTTCGGGGACGGTTGCGTTCATGTGCGCCTCGATATTCCTCTCGCAACGGATGGCGCAGTGTTGCGTGCCTTCGTGGATGACGCCGCACAACTTGTGGCCTCCCATGGCGGTTCCCTCTCGGGTGAGCACGGCGACGGTCGGGCACGCAGCGAACTCTTGCCGCACATGTATTCGCCGGCCGCAATCGCCCTGTTCGGCCAGTTCAAGCGACTATTCGATCCCCACAACCTCATGAATCCCGGCATCGTCGTGGACCCGGCTCCTGTCGATGCTGATCTGCGCCGCCCTGCGGCGCTCCCCATCACTAAGATCAACGGTTTCGCGTTCAGCCAGGACGATGGCGATTTCACGACTGCCGCCCATCGGTGCGTGGGGGTCGGCAAGTGTCGCGCCGACAACTCCGCCAGCCATGGTGTGATGTGCCCGTCATTCCTCGCGACCGGCGACGAAAAAGACTCCACCCGAGGTCGCGCCCGCGTGTTGCAAGAAATGGCGAACGGAACACTTGTCACGGGCGGCGTCAACTCCCCCGAAGTACACGACGCCCTCGACCTCTGCCTCTCCTGCAAAGCGTGCGCAAGCGACTGCCCTGCCGGCGTCGACATGGCCATCCTCAAAGCCGAGGTGCTGCACCGCCGCTATGACGGCAAAATCCGGCCCCGCAGCCACTACCTTCTCGGGCAACTCCCGCGCTGGGCACGCCTCGTTTCGCCGGTAGCGCCCGTCGTGAATGCGATGCTGCGGATCCCCCTCTTCGCCCGCGTCGCACTCTGGGCTGGCGGAATGGATGCACGGCGCTCGCTCCCCGGATTCGCCCGCCGCCCGTTCCGCGTGAGCTCCGAGGCTCGCGCCCTGCGCGCATCCAGCCGCAGCGCACTGCTCGGAGTGCAACCCACCCGAGAAGCTGCATCCGACAACCCAACACTCACCGCCAATCGGGGTGAGCGCCCCCAAGTTCTGCTCTGGGCGGATTCCTTCACCGATAACTTCTCGCCAGCCATTGCCAGGGCCACGATCCGCGTGCTCGATGATGCCGGCTACGACGTGCTGCTGCCCGAACGCGATGTGTGTTGCGGCTTGACCTGGATCACCACGGGGCAGTTGGAGGGTGCGCGAAAGCGACTCACCGAGCTGGTACGCGAGTTCTCTCGCTACGTTGACCGCGGTATCCCGATCGTGGGGATCGAACCTTCGTGCACGGCCGTGTTGCGTTCCGATCTCACCGAGTTGTTGCCCGATAGTGCGGAAGCGGCAGCGGTCGCACGCTCAACCTTCACGCTTTCAGAACTGCTCACGGCCCCCGCGCCGATGGGGCCCGCCGACTGGCGACCGCCGAGCCTGAGCGGCGAAACATTTATTGTGCAGCCTCACTGCCACCAGCATGCCGTGATGGGTTTCGACGCCGATCGTGCCTTGCTGGCTGCGACCGGCGCCACCATCACCGAGATCAGTGGATGCTGCGGCCTAGCTGGCAACTTCGGCATGGAGAAGGGCCATTATGACGTTTCGGTCGCGGTCGCCGAAAACGGGATTCTTCCAGCGCTTCGCAGCGCGGAACCGGGCAGCACGCTGCTCGCCGACGGATTCTCGTGCCGCACTCAGGCACGCCAGTTGGCCAATTCCGAAGGAAAACATCTCGCCGAGGTTTTGTCGGCGGCATTACCCGAGTAA
- the rplS gene encoding 50S ribosomal protein L19, producing MHILDDVDKASLKDNIPEFRAGDNVKVHVNIIEGTRSRIQVFQGVVIGRSGHGVRETFTVRKVSFQVGVERTFPVHSPVIDHIEVVSRGAVRRAKLYYLRALRGKKAKIKEKRDN from the coding sequence ATGCATATCCTCGATGACGTCGACAAGGCGTCTCTCAAAGACAACATTCCTGAATTCCGTGCCGGCGATAACGTCAAGGTTCACGTAAACATCATCGAAGGTACGCGTTCGCGTATTCAGGTGTTCCAGGGCGTTGTAATCGGTCGTTCAGGCCACGGCGTTCGTGAAACCTTCACGGTTCGCAAGGTCAGCTTCCAGGTCGGTGTCGAGCGTACCTTCCCGGTTCATTCCCCAGTCATCGACCACATTGAGGTCGTCTCACGTGGTGCTGTTCGCCGCGCCAAGCTGTACTACTTGCGCGCACTTCGCGGCAAGAAGGCAAAGATCAAAGAGAAGCGCGACAACTAA
- a CDS encoding LLM class F420-dependent oxidoreductase, with protein MTQSRPVRIAVQLQPQHAEYSVIRDRVRELEQVGVDVLFNWDHFFPLYGEPDGLHFEAWTELASWAELTSRVEFGTLVNCNSYRNPDLQADMARTLDHISGGRFIFGTGSGWFERDYDEYGYEFGTVGSRLDALAEALPRIESRWGKLNPAPTRKIPVLIGGGGEKKTLKLVAKHADIWHSFATGDELVHKMKVLAGHCETVGRDIKEIEISNELRDKSVEDADSMREQGITLFTLGITGPDYDLTNAKQWLAWRDSQNG; from the coding sequence ATGACTCAGAGCCGCCCCGTTCGTATTGCCGTTCAGCTTCAACCGCAGCATGCCGAGTATTCGGTCATCCGAGACCGTGTTCGCGAGCTTGAACAGGTGGGTGTCGATGTTCTCTTCAACTGGGATCATTTCTTCCCCCTCTATGGCGAGCCCGACGGCTTGCACTTTGAGGCATGGACAGAGCTCGCCTCGTGGGCTGAACTCACCAGCCGCGTAGAGTTCGGCACCCTCGTCAATTGCAACAGCTACCGCAACCCCGACCTGCAGGCAGATATGGCTCGCACCCTTGACCACATCAGCGGTGGGCGTTTCATCTTCGGCACCGGCTCGGGGTGGTTCGAGCGCGACTACGACGAATACGGCTACGAGTTCGGTACCGTGGGATCCAGATTGGATGCTCTTGCTGAGGCACTTCCGCGCATCGAGTCCCGCTGGGGCAAGTTGAACCCGGCGCCCACCCGCAAGATTCCTGTGCTGATCGGTGGTGGAGGAGAGAAGAAAACCCTCAAGCTGGTCGCCAAGCACGCAGACATTTGGCACAGCTTCGCCACCGGCGATGAGCTCGTGCACAAGATGAAGGTCTTGGCCGGTCACTGCGAGACTGTTGGCCGCGACATCAAAGAAATTGAGATCTCCAACGAGCTGCGCGATAAGAGCGTTGAAGACGCCGACAGCATGCGCGAGCAGGGCATCACGCTGTTCACGCTAGGAATCACCGGGCCCGACTATGACCTCACCAACGCTAAGCAGTGGCTGGCGTGGCGCGATTCGCAAAACGGATAA
- a CDS encoding RNA-binding protein — translation MLAPALEHLVKGIVDHPEDVQVVAKNTQRGDLLEVRVHPEDLGRVIGRAGRTAKALRTLITALADGRKVRVDVVDTDF, via the coding sequence TTGCTCGCTCCCGCTCTCGAACACCTCGTCAAAGGAATCGTCGACCACCCCGAAGATGTCCAGGTCGTTGCAAAGAACACGCAACGCGGTGACCTCCTCGAGGTTCGCGTGCACCCAGAAGATCTTGGCCGCGTAATCGGTCGCGCTGGGCGCACCGCGAAAGCGCTGCGTACGCTGATCACGGCTCTCGCCGATGGTCGCAAAGTGCGTGTCGACGTCGTCGACACTGACTTCTAA
- a CDS encoding TetR/AcrR family transcriptional regulator — MQQRSAERINVLLDAAAVLLDELGIDAITTSDVAKRAHSSVGVIYRYFPNIQSLLRALASRNFDKYRAGLTATLNKRATNALDALNVAIDVYVELSRTEPGFRILSFGNIIDRRFNVDRKSNNTALAEILTELLVTTYEVPASTALTFDIEVTVEIADSLLERAFLYDPRGEEPFIDKLREFIAQLLAPHMKEATTE, encoded by the coding sequence GTGCAGCAACGAAGCGCCGAGCGCATCAACGTGCTCCTCGACGCAGCAGCAGTGCTGCTCGATGAACTCGGAATCGACGCAATAACTACGAGCGATGTTGCCAAGCGGGCACACTCCTCGGTGGGCGTTATCTATCGCTACTTCCCCAACATCCAGTCACTACTGCGCGCTCTCGCGTCGCGCAACTTCGACAAGTACCGCGCAGGCCTCACTGCGACCCTCAACAAGCGGGCGACCAACGCGCTTGATGCGCTCAACGTGGCAATCGATGTTTATGTCGAGCTCAGTCGCACCGAGCCGGGGTTTCGAATTCTTTCTTTCGGCAACATCATCGACCGCCGATTCAACGTCGATCGCAAGAGCAATAACACCGCACTTGCCGAGATCCTGACCGAACTACTGGTCACCACCTACGAGGTTCCCGCCTCAACTGCTCTCACTTTCGACATCGAAGTCACCGTCGAAATAGCAGATTCCCTGCTTGAGCGTGCATTCTTGTATGACCCGCGCGGTGAAGAACCGTTTATCGACAAACTTCGAGAGTTCATTGCGCAACTCTTGGCACCGCACATGAAAGAGGCAACCACCGAATGA
- the rpsP gene encoding 30S ribosomal protein S16: MAVKIRLKRMGKIRAPYYRIVVADSRTKRDGRVIEEIGKYHPTEEPSFIEVESERAQYWLGVGAQPSPQVEAILKLTGDWGIFKGDKNAKSTVKVKEAKAEFQADEKKKPVLKPKTEKVEPKAEAAPVEAAAEAPVADETPAADADKA; encoded by the coding sequence GTGGCTGTAAAGATTCGTTTGAAGCGCATGGGCAAGATCCGTGCACCCTACTACCGCATCGTCGTTGCCGACTCGCGCACCAAGCGCGATGGTCGTGTCATCGAAGAAATCGGAAAGTACCACCCCACCGAGGAGCCCTCGTTCATCGAGGTCGAGTCCGAGCGTGCACAGTACTGGTTGGGCGTTGGCGCGCAGCCAAGCCCCCAGGTTGAGGCAATCCTCAAGCTGACTGGCGACTGGGGCATCTTTAAGGGTGACAAGAACGCTAAGAGCACCGTCAAGGTGAAAGAAGCTAAGGCAGAGTTCCAGGCTGACGAAAAGAAGAAGCCTGTTCTCAAGCCCAAGACCGAGAAGGTTGAGCCTAAGGCTGAAGCAGCACCCGTTGAAGCAGCAGCAGAAGCTCCCGTCGCAGACGAGACTCCTGCAGCTGACGCAGACAAGGCTTAG
- a CDS encoding LysE/ArgO family amino acid transporter codes for MPLIVTVVLAGFGFGLSLIIAIGAQNAFVLRQGLRSEHVTAVVLVCTLSDIVLIGAGIAGLGTLIQQAGWLLIIARVGGALFLLVYAFLSIRRAAKPQALTTSTGGTGMTLAAALSTALALTWLNPHVYIDTVLLLGSIGGTYGGDRWWFALGACLGSVVWFAALGYGSRFLRPLFAKPAAWRVLDIVIAVIMVVLAASLIAGLFE; via the coding sequence ATGCCCCTGATTGTCACCGTCGTGCTTGCCGGCTTTGGTTTCGGTTTGTCGCTGATCATCGCGATCGGGGCCCAAAACGCGTTCGTGTTGCGCCAGGGTTTGCGCAGTGAGCATGTGACCGCTGTCGTGCTCGTGTGCACCCTCTCAGACATTGTGCTGATTGGTGCAGGCATCGCCGGGCTCGGAACGCTCATTCAGCAGGCGGGTTGGCTGCTCATCATTGCCCGCGTTGGTGGCGCACTTTTCTTGCTCGTGTACGCGTTCTTGTCGATTCGGCGGGCGGCCAAGCCTCAGGCGCTCACGACGAGCACAGGTGGCACGGGGATGACGCTCGCCGCAGCCCTCTCGACAGCGCTCGCGCTCACCTGGCTCAACCCGCACGTGTACATCGATACCGTGCTGCTTCTCGGTTCCATTGGTGGAACGTATGGTGGCGACCGCTGGTGGTTTGCGCTCGGAGCCTGCCTCGGCAGTGTCGTCTGGTTTGCGGCGCTCGGCTATGGCAGCCGGTTCTTGCGTCCGCTTTTCGCTAAGCCCGCAGCTTGGCGCGTGCTCGACATTGTTATTGCCGTGATCATGGTGGTGCTTGCGGCGAGTTTGATCGCGGGGTTGTTCGAGTAG
- a CDS encoding DUF2469 domain-containing protein, whose translation MDEDEFEDYDREVELALYREYRDVVSQFRFVIETERRFYLANEVDLVRRDTEHDFYFELSMTDVWVWDVYRSDRFVKSVRVLTFKDVNIEELSAKDLELPKELALDE comes from the coding sequence ATGGATGAAGACGAGTTTGAAGACTACGACCGCGAGGTCGAGCTAGCGCTGTACCGCGAGTACCGCGATGTGGTGAGCCAGTTCCGTTTCGTGATTGAAACCGAGCGACGCTTTTACCTCGCGAACGAGGTCGATTTGGTGCGTCGCGATACCGAGCACGACTTCTATTTCGAGCTCTCGATGACGGATGTGTGGGTCTGGGATGTTTACCGTTCCGACCGTTTCGTCAAGAGTGTGCGTGTGCTGACGTTTAAAGACGTGAACATCGAAGAGCTCAGTGCGAAAGACCTCGAACTGCCCAAGGAACTCGCGCTCGACGAATAA
- a CDS encoding ribonuclease HII: MAVADPSNAVELELFAAGARLVIGCDEVGRGAIAGPVAVGMTAMSALHGPWPVGLRDSKMLSEKRRELLEPLTLQWAPLSAVGYADATEVDSIGISAALGLAGKRALIQLHEAGVDVMSSVVLLDGSTDWLSTALNVAPRVHTRVKADRDCVSVAAASVVAKVHRDRMMIDADGEYPGYHWPSNKGYGSAAHFDAIRSLGATELHRHTWLR, from the coding sequence GTGGCAGTAGCTGATCCGAGCAACGCTGTTGAACTCGAACTGTTTGCCGCTGGCGCGCGGCTCGTCATCGGATGTGACGAGGTCGGCAGGGGAGCCATCGCCGGTCCCGTAGCCGTCGGCATGACCGCAATGAGTGCTCTGCACGGTCCCTGGCCAGTAGGCCTACGTGATTCCAAGATGCTCAGCGAGAAACGCCGCGAACTTCTCGAACCGCTCACTCTTCAGTGGGCACCGCTCTCTGCGGTCGGATATGCGGATGCCACCGAAGTCGACTCCATCGGAATTTCCGCCGCCCTCGGGCTTGCCGGCAAACGCGCGCTCATCCAACTTCACGAAGCAGGCGTTGACGTCATGTCGAGCGTGGTGCTGCTCGACGGCTCCACCGACTGGCTCAGCACCGCCCTGAACGTTGCGCCGCGAGTGCATACCAGGGTGAAAGCCGACCGAGACTGCGTATCGGTTGCTGCGGCATCCGTGGTGGCAAAAGTGCACCGCGACCGGATGATGATTGACGCCGACGGCGAGTATCCCGGGTATCACTGGCCCAGCAATAAGGGTTATGGCTCTGCCGCTCACTTTGACGCTATTCGTAGCCTCGGAGCGACGGAACTTCACCGGCACACATGGTTGCGCTAG
- the trmD gene encoding tRNA (guanosine(37)-N1)-methyltransferase TrmD gives MRIDIVTIFPDFFGVLDISLLGKARERGIIELGVHDLRDFTYDRHRTVDDTPYGGGAGMVMRPEPWGEALDATLTPETVVIVPTPAGVPFTQAAARELAQEKHLVFLCGRYEGIDQRVIDYAASTVRVREISLGDYVLNGGEVATMAMIEAIGRLVPGVIGNPESLTEESHELGLIEYPSYTKPATWRERSVPDVLLSGNHKAIADWRHEQQLERTRRVRPDLLAGDQ, from the coding sequence GTGCGCATCGATATCGTGACGATCTTCCCCGACTTCTTTGGGGTGCTCGACATCTCACTGCTGGGTAAGGCGCGCGAGCGGGGAATCATCGAACTCGGTGTTCACGATCTGCGGGACTTTACGTACGATCGCCATCGCACAGTCGATGACACCCCTTACGGTGGGGGCGCAGGTATGGTGATGCGCCCCGAGCCGTGGGGTGAAGCGCTGGATGCCACTCTGACGCCCGAAACGGTGGTGATCGTTCCGACTCCTGCCGGCGTTCCTTTCACGCAGGCTGCCGCCCGTGAGCTCGCTCAGGAGAAGCATCTCGTCTTCCTGTGCGGGCGATATGAGGGTATCGACCAGCGCGTCATCGACTACGCGGCATCGACTGTTCGGGTCCGCGAGATAAGTCTCGGAGATTACGTTCTCAACGGTGGTGAAGTTGCCACAATGGCGATGATTGAGGCCATCGGTCGGCTTGTTCCTGGAGTAATTGGCAATCCAGAAAGTCTCACCGAGGAGAGCCACGAGCTGGGCCTCATCGAGTACCCGAGCTACACCAAGCCGGCGACTTGGCGCGAACGCTCAGTGCCCGACGTTCTGCTCAGTGGAAACCACAAAGCGATTGCCGATTGGCGTCACGAGCAGCAGCTCGAACGCACCCGTCGGGTGCGCCCCGACTTGCTTGCGGGTGATCAGTAG
- the map gene encoding type I methionyl aminopeptidase has protein sequence MIELRTPAEINEMKAAGEFVASVLTATQAASAVGVNLLEIDALAHSMIRERGAESCYIDYHPSFGTSPFGKVICTSVNDAALHGLPHDYTLKDGDLLSLDFAVAVDGWVADSAITFAVGTPRDEDLRLMEVTSRALDAGIAAAVVGNRIGGISAAIGDVAYGAGYEVNLDFGGHGVGREMHGDPHIPNDGKARRGMPLKPGLVFAIEPWLMIGTDEIYTDDDGWTLRSIDGSRAAHFEHTVAITPEGPLVLTART, from the coding sequence ATGATCGAGTTGAGAACGCCAGCCGAAATCAACGAGATGAAAGCCGCGGGAGAATTTGTTGCCAGCGTCCTGACCGCCACGCAAGCGGCATCCGCGGTAGGCGTCAATCTGCTCGAAATCGATGCACTTGCCCACAGCATGATTCGGGAACGTGGCGCTGAAAGCTGCTACATCGACTACCACCCCTCGTTTGGTACCTCACCTTTCGGCAAAGTCATCTGCACCTCTGTCAACGATGCTGCACTTCACGGGCTCCCCCACGACTACACGCTCAAAGACGGCGACCTGCTGAGCCTCGACTTCGCTGTTGCGGTAGACGGTTGGGTCGCTGACTCTGCTATCACCTTCGCGGTCGGCACTCCCCGCGACGAAGATCTCCGGCTGATGGAAGTCACGTCTCGCGCCCTCGACGCCGGCATCGCTGCGGCAGTCGTCGGCAATCGCATCGGAGGCATCTCTGCGGCCATCGGCGATGTCGCCTATGGCGCCGGCTACGAAGTGAACCTCGACTTTGGCGGTCACGGTGTTGGACGCGAAATGCACGGCGACCCCCACATTCCCAACGACGGCAAGGCGCGTCGGGGGATGCCGCTCAAGCCAGGCCTCGTATTCGCGATCGAGCCATGGCTCATGATCGGCACCGACGAGATCTACACGGATGACGACGGCTGGACCTTGCGCAGCATTGATGGTTCACGTGCCGCCCACTTCGAGCACACGGTAGCGATCACGCCCGAAGGTCCGCTAGTGCTAACCGCCCGCACGTAG
- the rimM gene encoding ribosome maturation factor RimM (Essential for efficient processing of 16S rRNA): MGEVKTPREGRTQLRVGRLTKAHGLKGAVKVEMYTDAPERRFVPGAVFSLQVPTSSSWHGKTLELIELKWFNAQPVAFFTGVHDRSEAETLVKAILWIEHDPNEEPEEDAWFDHQLIGLKVIRDGIQVGTLAQVDHFPAQDLLTVTTENGDVLVPFVKSIVASVDLETGEMVVTPPPGLFEDLAEDADAPAADAVETSAPETDAPEAK; this comes from the coding sequence GTGGGCGAAGTAAAAACACCCCGCGAAGGTCGCACACAGCTGCGAGTGGGGCGCCTGACGAAGGCTCATGGGCTCAAGGGAGCCGTCAAAGTAGAGATGTACACGGATGCCCCGGAACGACGTTTCGTTCCGGGCGCCGTGTTCTCTTTGCAGGTGCCAACGAGTTCCTCGTGGCACGGAAAAACGCTCGAACTTATCGAACTCAAGTGGTTCAACGCCCAGCCGGTCGCCTTCTTCACAGGAGTGCATGACCGCAGCGAGGCGGAAACCCTGGTCAAGGCCATCCTCTGGATCGAACACGATCCCAATGAGGAGCCAGAAGAAGATGCGTGGTTCGACCACCAACTCATCGGACTCAAGGTAATCCGCGACGGCATTCAGGTGGGAACTCTCGCGCAGGTGGATCATTTTCCTGCACAAGACCTGCTCACCGTCACGACGGAAAATGGCGATGTACTCGTACCGTTCGTGAAGTCAATTGTCGCCAGTGTCGATCTTGAGACCGGCGAAATGGTTGTGACTCCACCGCCCGGCCTCTTCGAAGACCTCGCAGAGGATGCAGACGCGCCAGCAGCCGATGCAGTGGAGACCTCAGCGCCCGAGACTGACGCGCCTGAAGCCAAATAG